CAAGCGTCGTATCACCGACCGAGAGGCCGACAGTGAGCGCGAAGGTGAACGTGCCATTGACGACGATGCGGCCGAATTCCGTCCCCGCCGCATAATCGGCATCGAGATGCAGCGGCTGCGGGTTATGAGAGAGCGTCGTGAAGAGCAGGTTGTCGGTTTCCGTGACCGTGCGGCGGATCTCGTGAACAATGCGGTCGCCGACCGTCCACTCGTCAAAATAACGGCCGGCCATCACTCCTCTCCCTTCAAGATGCTGGCGACTAGCTGGTTTTCCGAAACTCTTACACCTGCGGAGACAGGTAATTTGCCGACGATGCCATCGAAGGGCGCGCGCAGCGTATGTTCCATCTTCATTGCTTCCACCGTCAGTAGCCGATCGCCCTTGGCGACATGGTCGCCTTCCGCAACATCGACCGAAATGACAAGGCCCGGCATGGGCGAGAGGATCGCGCCATCGCCAGCGCCCTGGTGCGCCTCAACTTCACTTGCGGCAGGCAGGCCGATCGGCCAGGCATTACCGGCATCGAAAAGGACCATGGTTTCGCCGAACCTGATGGCATTGGTTTCAAGGCTGGGCCGGACACGGCCCCAATAGAGATGATCGCCAACGCGGACGCGCGTGCGGCTGTCGCTTGTGCCGGATATGCGCAGGCCGGAAAGCGCGGACCAGGGATCGGTCTCGCCCTTTACTGCCAGCGCCGTAGCGGCCTTGTCGATCGTCACCGTGTCAGGCTCTTTTGGAAGCAGGGTCTCGCCGTGACGATCGAGGAAACCGGTATCGACCTTTGCTGCGCGGAAATCCGCATCGGCGGCGGCGCGGGCCAGAAGTCCGGCATTGGATTTGACGGGCCAGACTTCGATATTTTCGCAGGCTTTGGCGAGTTTGGAGAGGGCGATTTCACGGTTCGAACCGTGAGCGATGATCTTGGCGATCATCGGATCGTAGAAGGCGGTAATCTCGTTGCCTTCCTCGACGCCGCTATCGACCCGGACGTATTCCGGCAAATGCAAATGATCGAGCCGGCCGATCGAGGGCAGATAGCCGGAGGCAGGGTTTTCGGCATAGAGGCGAGCCTCGAAGGCCCAGCCCTTCATCGTGATGTCGTCTTGTCGCTTCGGCAGCGGCTCACCTGCGGCGACCTTCAATTGCCATAATACCAGGTCTTCGCCGGTAATGGCCTCAGTGACAGGATGTTCAACCTGCAACCGGGTGTTCATCTCCATGAACCAGATACGGTCAGGACGCAGGCCCTGCGAGGCATCGGCAATGAATTCGATAGTGCCGGCCCCGACGTAATTCACGGCTTTTGCCGCCTTGACCGCTGCTTCGCAGATTGCCGTACGGGTGGCGGCATCGAGGCCGGGGGCAGGCGCTTCCTCGATCACCTTCTGGTGTCGGCGCTGCAGGGAGCAGTCGCGCTCGAAGAGGTGGACGCAATTGCCGAAGCGGTCGGCGAAGACCTGTACCTCGATATGGCGTGGATTGGTGATGTAGCGCTCGATCAGCACGCGTTCGTCGCCGAAGGAGGATGCTGCCTCGCGGCGGCAGGAGGCAAGCAGTTCAGTAAAGTCTTCTCGACGGTCGACCCGGCGCATGCCTTTGCCGCCGCCACCGGCGACGGCCTTGACGAGTACGGGATAACCTGTCGCATCCGCCTCGGCAGCGAGCCGTTCGTCGCTCTGATCCTCTCCCATATAGCCCGGCGTGACCGGCACGCCGGCTGCCTGCATCAGTTGCTTGGCGGCATCCTTGAGCCCCATGGCGCGGATTGCGGCAGGTGGTGCACCAACCCAGATGATGCCGGCATTCTCGACCGCTTCCGCAAAATCGGCATTCTCCGAGAGGAAGCCGTAACCGGGGTGAATTGCGGCAGCCCCGGTCCTGTGGGCAGCCTCCAGAATGCGCTCCTGCGAAAGATAGCTTTCGCGCGCCGGGGGCGGGCCGATGGCGACCGCCTCATCTGCTTCCCTCACGAAGGGTAGGCCGGCATCGGCTTCGGAATAGACGGCGATGGTTCGAATGCCGAGGGCTTTCGCCGTGCGGATGATGCGGCGGGCGATCTCGCCCCTATTGGCAATGAGCAGGCTTTCCATCATTGCACGACCTCACATCCGGAAGAGACCGAAGCGCGGCCCTTTCGGGATCGGCGCATTCAGGCAGGCGAAAAGGGCAAGGCCCAGCACATCGCGCGTCTGGCGCGGGTCGATGATGCCGTCGTCCCACAGGCGGGCGGTGGCGTAATAGGGATTGCCCTCCGCCTCATAACCAGCCCGGATCGGCACTTTGAAGGCCTCCTCTTCTGCCGCGGGCCAGCTTTCGCCGCGTGCCTCCATCGCGTCACGGCGGATGGTCGCGAGCACTGAGGCGGCCTGTTCGCCGCCCATGACGCTGATGCGGCTGTTCGGCCAGGTGAAGAGGAAGCGCGGCCGATAGGCGCGGCCGCACATGCCGTAATTGCCGGCGCCGAAACTGCCGCCAATGATGACGGTGACTTTCGGCACGATCGCAGTCGCAACCGCAGTGACCAGCTTCGCCCCGTCCTTGGCGATGCCGCCGGCCTCATAACGGCCGCCGACCATGAAGCCGGAGATGTTTTGCAGGAACAGCAGCGGGACGCGGCGCTGGCAGGCGAGCTCGATGAAATGCGCCCCCTTCAGCGCACTCTCGGAAAAGAGCACGCCATTATTGGCGATGATGGCGACCGGCATGCCCCAGATGCGGGCAAAGCCGCAGACCAGCGTCGTGCCGTAGAGCGGCTTGAACTCATGCAGTTCCGAACCGTCGATGATACGGCCGATGACTTCGCGCACATCATAGGGCGAACGAACGTCCTCGGGGATGATGCCACCAAGATCTTGCGGATCGAGTTTCGGCGGGCGCGGGGCCTGAATGTCGATATCGACCGATTTTACGCTGTTGAGGCTGGCGACGATATCGCGGACGAGAAGCAGCGCATGCTCGTCGTTTTCGGCGACGTGATCGACGACACCGGAGCGGCGGCCATGGGTCTCGGCGCCGCCGAGTTCTTCGGCCGAAATGATCTCGCCGGTTGCAGCCTTCACCAATGGCGGGCCGGCAAGGAAGATCGTGCCCTGATTGCGCACGATGACCGTCTCGTCGGACATGGCAGGCACATAGGCGCCGCCGGCCGTGCAGCTTCCCATGACGCAGGCGATCTGCGGAATGCCTTCAGCCGACATCTGCGCCTGATTGTAGAAGATCGCTCCGAAATGATCGCGGTCGGGAAAGACCTCGGCCTGATGTGGAAGATTGGCACCGCCGCTATCAACTAGATAGATGCAAGGCAGCCGGTTCTGCATGGCGATTTCCTGCGCCCGCAGGTGCTTTTTCGCCGTGAGGGGAAAATAAGCGCCGCCTTTGACCGTGGCGTCATTGGCAACGATCATCACCTCGCGGCCGCAAACGCGGCCGATGCCTGTGATGATGCCGGCCCCCGGCGCCTCGTCGCTATACATGCCGTTCGCCGCCAGTGTGCCGATTTCCAGAAACGGGCTACCGGCATCGAGCAGCAGCTGAATGCGGTCGCGCGGCAGGAGCTTTCCCTTGCCGGTGTGGCGCTCACGCGCCGTCTGCGAACCACCCTCCCGGGTTTTCGCCGAACGCTCATAGAGTTCGTCGATCAGGCTTCCGTTCTTGCTTGCATTGGCCTTGAAGGTTTCGCTGTCGCGATCGATGGCAGAGGAAATCACCGTCATGATGCGATGAGCTCCCGGCCGATCAGGTAGCGGCGGATCTCGTTGGTGCCGGCGCCGATGTCGTAGAGCTTGGCATCACGCAGGAAACGCTCGACCGGCCATTCCCTAGTATATCCCGCGCCGCCAAGCGCCTGGATCGCCTCCAGAGACACTTTCACGGCATTCTCGCTGGCAAAGAGAATGGCGGCTGCCGCATCCGAGCGCGTCGTGCGGCCGGCGTCGCAGGCCCGCGCCACGGAATAGACATAGGCACGCGCCGAATTCAGGGCGACATACATGTCGGCGATCTTGCCTTGCATCAGCTGGAAGTCGCCGATCGCCTTGCCGAACTGTTTGCGCTCCCGCACATAGGGCAGCACCACGTCGAGACAGGCCTGCATGATGCCGAGCGGGCCGGCGGCAAGCACTGCGCGCTCATAGTCGAGGCCCGACATCAGGATTTTCACGCCCTGGCCTTCCCGGCCCATCAGCGCTTCGGCCGGCACCTCGCAATCTTGAAAAACCAGCTCGGCCGTGTCGCTGCCGCGCATGCCGAGCTTGGAGAGCTTCTTCGAAACACTGAAGCCGGGCGTTGCCTTCTCGATGATGAAGGCTGAAATACCTTTCGGACCGGCCGTTGGATCAGTCTTGGCATAGACGACGAGCACATCGGCATGCGGCGCATTGGTGATCCAGAATTTCGTTCCGTTGAGAATGTAGCGGTCGCCCTTGCGCTCGGCCTTGAGCCGCATGGAAACAACATCCGAACCGGAGCCGGCTTCGGACATGGCAAGCGAGCCGACATGCTCGCCGGAAATCAGCCTTGGCAGATAGCGTTGCTTCTGCTCTGGTGTCGCCCAGCGTCGGATCTGGTTGACGCAGAGATTGGAATGGGCGCCATAGCTTAAGCCCACGGAGGCCGACGCGCGCGAGACCTCCTCCATGGCGACGACATGTTCGAGATAGCCGAGACCTGCGCCACCGAACTCCTCCTCGACGGTAATGCCGTGCAGGCCAAGCGCCCCCATCTGCGGCCAGAGCTGGCGTGGGAATGTGTTGCTTTCGTCGATCTCCGCGGCCAGCGGAGCAATGGTGTCGGCGGCAAATCGCGCCGTCGCTTCGCGGATCGCGTCCGCGGTTTCGCCGAGCGAAAAATCAAACATGGCACTCCTCCCGCTAAAATATGTAGCGCGGGTTGCGCCCGGTTCAAAGCTCCCTTGATCGAAGCCTATTCCCAACCGGCTGATTTTGTCTCCTCGCGCCGAAAAGCCTCGGGGCTCTTGCCCATCCATTTCCGGAACGCGCGGAAGAAGGCGCTGGGTTCGGAATAGCCAAGCTGCACGGCGATCTCGCCGATGGTCTTCGACGTGTTCATCAGCATGTCGACGGCGAGATCACGGCGGATATCGTCCTTGATGCCGGCATAGCTCTGGCCCTCGTCATGCAGGCGGTGCCGCAGCGTCGAGGACGGCATGCGCATGTCGGCAGCGAGTAGTTGGAAGCTCGTCCAGGCGGCGGGCGAGGCCTGTGAGAGGCGGCGGCGGACAGCGGCAGCGATGCCGGCATCGTAACGGTAACGCACGAGAATATTGG
The window above is part of the Rhizobium sp. WYJ-E13 genome. Proteins encoded here:
- a CDS encoding MaoC family dehydratase, yielding MAGRYFDEWTVGDRIVHEIRRTVTETDNLLFTTLSHNPQPLHLDADYAAGTEFGRIVVNGTFTFALTVGLSVGDTTLGTLVANLGYDKVTMPKPVFIGDTLRVETEVMELRRCNSRPDAGIITFKHITLNQKNEIVCQCLRTAMLQVKPS
- a CDS encoding biotin carboxylase N-terminal domain-containing protein — translated: MMESLLIANRGEIARRIIRTAKALGIRTIAVYSEADAGLPFVREADEAVAIGPPPARESYLSQERILEAAHRTGAAAIHPGYGFLSENADFAEAVENAGIIWVGAPPAAIRAMGLKDAAKQLMQAAGVPVTPGYMGEDQSDERLAAEADATGYPVLVKAVAGGGGKGMRRVDRREDFTELLASCRREAASSFGDERVLIERYITNPRHIEVQVFADRFGNCVHLFERDCSLQRRHQKVIEEAPAPGLDAATRTAICEAAVKAAKAVNYVGAGTIEFIADASQGLRPDRIWFMEMNTRLQVEHPVTEAITGEDLVLWQLKVAAGEPLPKRQDDITMKGWAFEARLYAENPASGYLPSIGRLDHLHLPEYVRVDSGVEEGNEITAFYDPMIAKIIAHGSNREIALSKLAKACENIEVWPVKSNAGLLARAAADADFRAAKVDTGFLDRHGETLLPKEPDTVTIDKAATALAVKGETDPWSALSGLRISGTSDSRTRVRVGDHLYWGRVRPSLETNAIRFGETMVLFDAGNAWPIGLPAASEVEAHQGAGDGAILSPMPGLVISVDVAEGDHVAKGDRLLTVEAMKMEHTLRAPFDGIVGKLPVSAGVRVSENQLVASILKGEE
- a CDS encoding carboxyl transferase domain-containing protein, giving the protein MTVISSAIDRDSETFKANASKNGSLIDELYERSAKTREGGSQTARERHTGKGKLLPRDRIQLLLDAGSPFLEIGTLAANGMYSDEAPGAGIITGIGRVCGREVMIVANDATVKGGAYFPLTAKKHLRAQEIAMQNRLPCIYLVDSGGANLPHQAEVFPDRDHFGAIFYNQAQMSAEGIPQIACVMGSCTAGGAYVPAMSDETVIVRNQGTIFLAGPPLVKAATGEIISAEELGGAETHGRRSGVVDHVAENDEHALLLVRDIVASLNSVKSVDIDIQAPRPPKLDPQDLGGIIPEDVRSPYDVREVIGRIIDGSELHEFKPLYGTTLVCGFARIWGMPVAIIANNGVLFSESALKGAHFIELACQRRVPLLFLQNISGFMVGGRYEAGGIAKDGAKLVTAVATAIVPKVTVIIGGSFGAGNYGMCGRAYRPRFLFTWPNSRISVMGGEQAASVLATIRRDAMEARGESWPAAEEEAFKVPIRAGYEAEGNPYYATARLWDDGIIDPRQTRDVLGLALFACLNAPIPKGPRFGLFRM
- a CDS encoding isovaleryl-CoA dehydrogenase, with product MFDFSLGETADAIREATARFAADTIAPLAAEIDESNTFPRQLWPQMGALGLHGITVEEEFGGAGLGYLEHVVAMEEVSRASASVGLSYGAHSNLCVNQIRRWATPEQKQRYLPRLISGEHVGSLAMSEAGSGSDVVSMRLKAERKGDRYILNGTKFWITNAPHADVLVVYAKTDPTAGPKGISAFIIEKATPGFSVSKKLSKLGMRGSDTAELVFQDCEVPAEALMGREGQGVKILMSGLDYERAVLAAGPLGIMQACLDVVLPYVRERKQFGKAIGDFQLMQGKIADMYVALNSARAYVYSVARACDAGRTTRSDAAAAILFASENAVKVSLEAIQALGGAGYTREWPVERFLRDAKLYDIGAGTNEIRRYLIGRELIAS